One Delphinus delphis chromosome 16, mDelDel1.2, whole genome shotgun sequence genomic window carries:
- the MSS51 gene encoding LOW QUALITY PROTEIN: putative protein MSS51 homolog, mitochondrial (The sequence of the model RefSeq protein was modified relative to this genomic sequence to represent the inferred CDS: inserted 2 bases in 2 codons; substituted 2 bases at 2 genomic stop codons), producing MAPRSRXRRHKKLPSSVAPVVVTPPTVVTPVPLTLSKPGPSIDTLGFFSLENNVPGLSQLILXKLNMKSYEEYKLVLDGDTPVSGFGYRCLQEMFQKMEDTFRFCAHCKVLPSGLSNSRVLSHSLRCRSVYYCGPECQRSDWPAHRRVCQELRLVAVDRLMEWPLVTGGFVLPSGPWSWLTEGAQGWDTWFSMXRLQLEATLDAMLGSQAMTTLWANVGWPRPDPDVLQGSLKRLLTDALSRPLTLGFGLRALGINVGRVGGSTVHVVGASHAETFLTHPXDYDELGYMFPGHLGLHVIMVGVDVAAGFSQSASPSLLEPGTVQLSSHRGLYHDFWEEQVESGQIAHPDLVVAFHPGFHASLDLMEAWLPTLLLLCDYEIPTVITVYSQQELAASLQILVDMDTHITACGANPFASLKPEQVYSNPNKQPVYCSAYYITFLGSSCQLDKRQLEEKVNGRV from the exons ATGGCTCCACGGTCCCGATGACGAAGGCACAAGAAACTCCCCTCATCAGTGGCTCCCGTGGTTGTGACCCCACCCACAGTTGTGACTCCTGTGCCTCTGACCCTCTCAAAACCTGGACCTAGCATTGATACACTTGGCTTCTTCTCCTTGGAGAATAATGTTCCTGGCCTATCCCAGCTGATCC CAAAGCTGAACATGAAAAGCTATGAAGAATACAA GTTGGTGCTAGATGGGGATACTCCTGTATCAGGCTTTGGATATCGATGCCTTCAAGAAATGTTCCAGAAGATGGAGGACACATTCCGATTCTGTGCTCACTGTAAAGTACTCCCTAGTGGCCTTTCAAACTCCAGGGTCCTCT CTCATTCTCTCAGGTGCAGAAGTGTCTATTACTGTGGTCCAGAGTGCCAGAGGTCAGACTGGCCAGCACACAGGAGGGTTTGTCAAGAGCTGCGTCTTGTAGCTGTGGACCGTCTCATGGAATGGCCTCTGGTCACAG GTGGTTTTGTCCTTCCCTCAGGACCTTGGTCTTGGCTGACTGAAGGAGCACAGGGCTGGGACACCTGGTTTTCTATGTGACGTTTACAGCTAGAGGCTACTCTGGATGCTATGCTTGGTAGTCAGGCCATGACCACCCTGTGGGCCAATGTAGGATGGCCAAGGCCAGATCCAGATGTCCTGCAGGGCTCTTTGAAGCGGTTGCTGACAGATGCCCTGTCACGGCCCTTGACACTGGGCTTTGGGCTTCGGGCCTTGGGGATAAATGTTGGGAGGGTCGGGGGAAGCACAGTGCACGTGGTTGGTGCTTCTCATGCAGAGACATTCCTCACTCACC GGGACTATGATGAACTTGGCTACATGTTTCCTGGGCACCTTGGCCTCCATGTAATCATGGTTGGTGTAGATGTAGCTGCTGGCTTTTCACAGAGTGCCTCACCTTCACTCCTGGAACCTGGCACAGTTCAGCTTAGTAGCCATAGGGGCCTCTATCATGACTTCTGGGAGGAGCAGGTAGAGTCTGGGCAGATAGCCCATCCAGATTTGGTGGTGGCATTCCATCCAG GTTTCCATGCTTCCCTGGACCTGATGGAGGCTTGGCTGCCCACCCTCTTGCTACTTTGTGATTATGAGATCCCTACAGTGATTACTGTTTACAG CCAGCAGGAGTTGGCAGCCTCTTTGCAGATTCTGGTGGACATGGATACACACATCACAGCCTGTGGAGCTAATCCTTTTGCGTCCCTCAAACCTGAACAGGTCTACTCCAACCCCAACAAGCAGCCAGTATACTGCAGTGCCTACTATATCACGTTTCTTGGAAGCTCCTGCCAGCTGGATAAGAGGCAATTGGAAGAGAAAGTAAATGGCAGGGTATAA